atgaaataagttACAAAAGCTATTTCGCTCTTCTTTTTTAAAcctaatatatttgtttaaatccATTACGAATTATAcaattctatatatatttttagatttaaaatacattttagagTCTGACaattcagaagaaaaaaaaaacatcactCTTGACTAGGCACAATTTGGGATTATCATGTTTTATGATAGTGAAGGAAGATATTGCCCACTTTTATCCTTGAGTAAGGCTTCAGAATATTCAGCCCACTCAAGATTCATCAGGCTTAGGCCCAAATTAACTACTACAATGGACTAACAGTAAAAaggttaaaattttgtttgataatGACTGTTAGTTCTAGTTATTAGGAAATTATCTgacaaaacatttttaattaattttttcttatatttgaatttttatatgtCGATATTAATGTGTTCTATAAAACAAGTTAATTTTAGTTGGTTGGGGTACTTCTTTTGTAGTTTTTAAGATtcttatagtttattttatttttatttttaaatatttataattctttttgcTCATTTTCATAAGCGGAAGGGgttttttgttcaatttgtttttaaaatacgAAGTTCCAATTTTTACACTTTATGTTACACTgttcatttaaataatattgattgTTTACAGTATATGTTCAAAAACCTTCTGAAAGTTTTGTAACATTGTTTTGAAAAAGACATTGCTATACTCACTTCATCATTTTAGCATCATTATTGAAGACATGAATTATACTATATGATaggtttattttatgttatttttttattaaatacttctTATATTACATTACATTAGTTTAACTACAACACTACTTTATACAAATATGACGTTGATGGCTacatttcaaatatacaaatcaataaaattgtggtatataatctattataaaaagttattaaaaaaattattaatatatcatgattttatttatttatttcttttttaaatttgattgagaacatttaaaattgaaatatgaaataagaTGAATTGTAGATACACAAAATGCAAAAGGTATAATGGTTGACAAAGAAAAAGGTGATTAAAacaaatttctataaattaatttttaaatagttgaaaattaattaaaaaactaaacagTAAATGTTCCAAAATACATTTGTGTTAagcatttaaaattaaaattttatacataaaaaatgtcTAACCCAATTAAGTGATTAGCTTTAAGCTTTTAAGCCTTTAGGTAGTTAACTAGTTTCTACTAAATTTACAAAAGcctttttttcaaatattaaaaaacttaattgagTTTTGTACTTAATTTTtgattttctattaaatttaattaacagatgtttctatttaaaatgatattgaTCAACAGTGTAGAAGGCTCGAATCAGTTTCACCCAAAATAGCAATAACAGAAAGCTCTTCTTTATATAAGTTGGAGGATACAATACAACAGCAGATACAGAAAAGGCACAACACTCACAAACTGTGGCAACGCAACGATCGAACATGCATTGAATACGAAGGGTTTATTTCTGCACGCAACTCACCAAAACAAGAACATATATTGtgtatgttatatatatatatatatatatatatatatatatatatataaatagtaaCTTGCATGGCATGGCTTCACACTGATGGAAATCTCTAAGGGCACTTGCGTCTGCCACCGTGGGTGGTGAGACTGGCATAGCAGGGACACACTTCCTGGTTACCGGCAGTTCCCGGTGGTACGCAGTTGCAGCGTCTGCAGCAGGTTCCACAAGCTCTGTGACACATGCGCTGACGAGATGCTAAACGGCACCTCGCACCACATGCAGCGTTACAATCTGtcaaatcaactcaaattcaaaatcctattcattcaaataatcaaaatagCTACATGAAATTACGTATACTAGATCTTCCtgaatatatattcaaaattaagaaaacgCTGTTCGTTTTGTTCTCTTAACAAGAACGATGCAGATCATGCAATACCTATCTGCTGAACAAGAGAACCCTGGGTCTGTGCCTGCACCTGCGGTTTCTCAAGAACACGATAAATCAGTTAATTAACTAGTGCAGAAGgagtattataaaatataatgaatgagtaaacaaaaataaacgaAGAATTAAGCGGcttctttaattttaatcacCGTTTGATCAGCTTGAAGCAGATGGAAGAGGAGAAAGGATAGCAGAAGGGATGCGAGTAGAAGCTTGGAGAGAGGCATGGTTAGATTGGAAGAGGTGTTTTACTTGAAAATGAAAAGTGCATGGCATGTGAAATTGGACCCTTTATTTATAGTTGAAAGATAAATAGTTTACGAGCTTTTCAAAGCATTTTCTCAATGgaatttacttaaaataattataagtataataacatgtaatttaaaacataaatgaattcatgtattccatatatatatatatatctacaaAAACATATGATAAGAAAAATGGGAGTGGGATACTCTTTGTTGTGATGCGACGCGGAAGAGACATGAAATTGGAAGTGTTTATAAGTGAGTGATGAGGACATATTTGGTGGTGAAAGAAAAGAGCTTCGGGAAGCATAAAAAAACAGGCGACAAAGTGCTTTTGCTTCGTCACCAACTGTTCACGTGGCTATCAAAAGTGACGCAGTCCTTCATTAAGCCAAAAACACGATTTTTGTCTGAATACTTCTTCACGATGACTCTCATAAACTTGCTAAACATATTACTAACATGGCAAGCTTTTGGATGGATAACGCAATGCAACAAACATAACGCAAATGGTATGAGAGAAAAGAGTGTGATGAAGTTAGATTTACGTAAGCTTTTTGGGTGCGACGGAAGCGTGGGAGAATGATATAGTGATAGCAGTGATAGAATTTGATTACGCACTATAGAGTGCATTATTGGGTGGAAGATATATTGTATGAAATTGAATGGAAGGATTTTGGTTAGATGAAGGAAAAGTACAGGTGCTGGATTATAATTATAACAGCCAAGAATTTGTCAAGTGGCTCGCCGCTAACTATGGCTTTGGAAGATGGTGATGCGTGAATCTGGAATGTGAGATGGAAGAGAAAGTAGAAAATAAAGTAACCTGAAATATAGGAAAAGGGTTACAGAACACAACGCAATCCTTACAGCTGTCTATGCTTTGCTACCACAGCTGTTACATGATCAT
This Vigna angularis cultivar LongXiaoDou No.4 chromosome 4, ASM1680809v1, whole genome shotgun sequence DNA region includes the following protein-coding sequences:
- the LOC108342626 gene encoding gibberellin-regulated protein 1 → MPLSKLLLASLLLSFLLFHLLQADQTVQAQTQGSLVQQIDCNAACGARCRLASRQRMCHRACGTCCRRCNCVPPGTAGNQEVCPCYASLTTHGGRRKCP